The Candidatus Deferrimicrobium sp. genome includes the window CATCCCTGAATACATGGCGGCGCACCTGCCGGCCCTCGGCGGAACGTTTCTGCAGGCCGAGAGCGAAATTGCGACGATCAATTTCATCCTCGGAACCTCCGCCTCGGGGAAACGGGTGATGACGTCCTCCTCGGGCCCCGGTATCTCTCTCATGCAGGAAGGGCTCTCCTACATGGCGGGATCCGAGCTTCCCGCCGTGATCGTCAACATTTCCAGGTCGGGGCCCGGCCTCGGCGGTATCGCCCCCTCCCAGGGGGATTACTTCCAGGCGGTCAAGGGCGGCGGCCACGGCGGATACCGGCTGATCGTCCTGGCGCCGCATTCGGTCCAGGAGATGTACACCTTGACCATGCTCGCCTTCGACCTGGCGGACAAGTACCGCACTCCCGCCATGATCCTCGGGGACGCCATCGTCGGACAGATGAAGGAACCGTTCGTCGCGTCCGCGTACGATACGGCATCGATGGTGGAGAAACCGTGGGCGTTGACCGGCTGTGCCGGCCGCGAACGCAGGAACGTGAAGTCCCTTCACCTGAAAGACAACGCGATCGAGATCCACAACTGGAAGTTGTACGGGAAATACGAACGGATCCGCAAAGAGGAGGTGCGGGCCGAATCGTATATGCTCGATGGCGCCACGATCGCGATCGTCGCGTTCGGAACCGCGGCCCGAGTGAGCAAAACGGCGATTCAGTGGGCCCGAAAGGAGGGGATCGCCGCGGGGATGCTGCGTCCGATCACGCTCTTTCCGTTCCCCGAGCGGGAGGTCTTCGAACTGGCGAAGAAGGTCGACGTCCTGCTGGTCATCGAAATGAACACCGGGCAGATGGTGGAGGACGTCCGGCAGTGCACACCGCAACACGACCGGATCGCGTTTCTCGGCAAGC containing:
- a CDS encoding 3-methyl-2-oxobutanoate dehydrogenase subunit VorB, with the protein product MSALAASPSKRILTKGNEAICLGAVAAGCRHYYGYPITPQNDIPEYMAAHLPALGGTFLQAESEIATINFILGTSASGKRVMTSSSGPGISLMQEGLSYMAGSELPAVIVNISRSGPGLGGIAPSQGDYFQAVKGGGHGGYRLIVLAPHSVQEMYTLTMLAFDLADKYRTPAMILGDAIVGQMKEPFVASAYDTASMVEKPWALTGCAGRERRNVKSLHLKDNAIEIHNWKLYGKYERIRKEEVRAESYMLDGATIAIVAFGTAARVSKTAIQWARKEGIAAGMLRPITLFPFPEREVFELAKKVDVLLVIEMNTGQMVEDVRQCTPQHDRIAFLGKPCAMPTPEEILERIRLLAGRKG